The following is a genomic window from Corvus moneduloides isolate bCorMon1 chromosome 7, bCorMon1.pri, whole genome shotgun sequence.
CCTGCACCCCACCTGCAAGGAACTGCTCATATTCGATGACAGGGATGTTCCTGTTGAGGCTTGGGATATCGAAGAACTCAGACCAAGGGATCCGGACCTGGAGGATGTCAGGGCTCTGCCAGTGATAAAGACGTCCCCAGGGAGGCAGAACCAACACCCAGTTTTCGCTTTTCCGCAGGGTCTTCAGAAGGGAAGCAATGCGAATGTAGACATCTCTGCGAAGGTTGAACCCTTCAGGGGGGTTTACATCGTACAAAAGGTATCTGGGGAGAACAGAGGAACGGATGATTATGTCTTCACATTATTTCTGGGAGGACATTGAGGcttttacatgtttttcttttttaccctATGATCCTGTGATGAAACTGTTGGGAAGGAAGCTGTTCCTCTTCTTGAGTTTATGGTACTCGGAAGGGGAAGAAGTATGGGAAGTCAGAGCAGTGtgtgctgcaggggctggaggggccaCTGGGGTCTCCTGGTGAGGTAGAACACGCCAGGAGCCTTTCCTGCAGAGGGTCAAGGGTGAAGTGTGTCTCTCATCCTAAAGCTAACATGGGGTGTGTGGTGAAAATGGTGAAACTACTGGCATGTCACCCAGGCTAACTCTCGTAAGCTGGACACAACAGCAGGTAGACAAGCTCcagaggagagggggaaaagggtgCAGCTAGGAGCTGGATGATCCCTgtagggtcccttccaactcaggatattctacaGACGAAAGCCCTCGGACAGCTGCGACGACAACTTCCAAAAACGACCCAAAAAAGCACCAGCAGGCGAAGGAGGCCCTTTACCAGCTGATGGCCGAGACACGGCGGGTCGCCTGTGCGAGGGGACACCGCACGGCGGGGGGATATCCCGGcgggcaggagcagcccggGGCCGGCCGCGGCGGGTCCCCCGCAGCTCACCTGgtgcgcggggcggcggcggcggcgggcagcGAGGAGGCGGCGTGGCCGGCGCggagggcgggcgggcggcggctcggaggcggcggcgggcggcggcgggaaggcggcggcggccaggccgagcagcagcagcggcagcgccgAGGGGCAGCGGCCGCCGGGCCCCTGCGCCGCCATCCCCACGCCACGTCCGGGGCGGCGCCGGCGGAGCCCCGGCCTCTCTCGGTCTGTCAGAAGAGGCCGGCGGTGAGGGGCCGCAGGCGGGAGCCCGTGAGACGGTTCAGCTCTTCCAGGATTTGCGCTTCCTTCTGGTACATCTGCGGGAGCAGCGGCGGTCAGCCCCGGGCAAGCCCCGGCTCCTGTTACCAGGGCCTCTAGTCCACCCCGTGCCGGACCCCGCAcaccctccccagccccggcgCACCCGCACCTGCTGCCACTCGGGTTTCGTGTCGTGCCGGTAGCCGAGCAGGTGGCACAATCCGTGGGCTGCCGTCACCTGCACGGGGGGCGAGAGCACAACACGCGTGTTACCGACcgagccccgcgcccgccccgccgcccgccaCGCCCGAGCGGGGCTCACCGTCAGGACATCGTCAAAGTCCTCCCCGGTTTCGCGGCACTGCTGGTGGATGTATTCCACCCCCAGGAAGATGTCCCCCAGGTTGTACTCGTCACGGCAGCGCGGCCGCGGCAGCTCCCCCGCCGCCACTTGGTGGAACGGGAAAGAGAGGACGTCGGTAGGCTCCGGGCACTGTCGGTAGGCGCCGTTGAGACGCTGCATCAACGCGTTGCCGGCGCAGACCAGCCCCACGTCGAAGCGGGAGGCGCCCAGGGCGGCGCGCAGGGCGCACACGGCGCGGCGCAGCGCGGCCCGGCGCACGGGCACGGCGGACTGCGCGTTCCGCAGCGCCACGCTCATCACGGCGCCGCCACCCGCCAGGACCCCGCCCACCCAAcgaggccccgcccccggaGCCACCCCCCCAACACCGGCGCCCACCAATGGAGACCCCAGCCGCAGGAGAGACCCCGCCCATCACCTGGAAGCCACGCCCGCAGCGCAGGTCCCACCTCTCTCCCCGCCCCTACGGGCCTGCCGCCGCCGTAGCCCCGCCCACTTCCCCACTGGACTCCGCCCCATGGCTGGGACCTCTCCCTCCCGCGCATGCGGATCCCGCTCCTCCCGGCGGTCCGAGGCCGCTGCCGTGGCTGCAGCGATGTCGGCGCGGGGACCGTTCCGCGGCCCGCCCTCCTTCCCGCCGCCGCTGCGCTTCGGGCAGCCCGCCGTGTTCGGCCagggcggcggccccgccggccTCCCCTTCGCGCCCGCCGCCACCTTCGCGCCGCCCTACGCGCTGGGCCAGGCGCCGGCCCCGGCGGGAAACGCGGGATTCAGCTTCAGGCCGCCCACCAGCCTGGGCGGCTTCCCGACCTCCGTCGAAGCGTtgggtggcggcggcggcggtgccTTCGCAGCTCCCGAGTTCCGCTTCAAGGCGCCCGAGAGCGCCGCCGCCTTCAAACCGGTGTCCGGCGGCGAGACGGAGAAGGGCCCGGCTGCTCCCGCTGCCTTTGCTTTCTCGTCGCCCTTCGGCTTCGCATCTGAGACGGGCCCCGAGGCGGCGGTGGCGCGGGAGCCTTTCTCGTTCTCGCGTCCCGCCGCCGCTTTGGGGCGGCCGGAGGAGAGAGGCCCGCGGGCGCTGCCGGAGGATCCGGGGGAGGCGCCGTCCAAGGGGCTGAAGCGGAAGGAGGAGCGGGAGCGCTCgccgcggcgggcggcggcgggcgggcgggcggcagcgccgCCGGAGAAGCGGGCGGTGGTGCTGAGCCGGCCCCGCGGCGGGATCCTGTTCGGCCGCACGCTGGAGGATCTGCTGCGCAGCCAGGCCCGCGAGCAGCGGGAGCGCGGGGACGGCCCCGAGGCTGAGCGGGGACCCGCCGAGGAGCCGCCGCCGGCCGAGGCCCGGGAGCCCGCCCGCGAAGGTGGGCGGGGGTCTGGTGAGGCAGCGCGGCCGCCCGGGTTTCTCCGTGGCTGCTGACTGCTGTCATGTTCTTTCTCGTCACAGAtgcggcccccgccgcccctgCTCGCCGGAGCCGCGGCAGCGAGAGCACGGAGGGTCTGGGGGGCCTGCCTGCCGCCGAGCTGACGGCCATCCAGTGCAAGAACATCCCTGACTACCTCAACGACAGGACCATACTGGAAAAACACTTTGGCCAGTTCGTAAAAGTTCGTCGGATTATGAGCAGGCGTAATAAAAAAATGGCTGTTATCCACTTTTTTGATCACGTGAGTATCAGAAGTGGCATTACTCTTGggtgtgttcagcctggagaagtctCCAGGGATcccttagagccccttccagtgtcTAAAGGGGGGGCTTACAGTaaagagagaaagcagctttttaCAGGGACCGATTGGGAGAGGGCAAAGGGAAACAGtataaactaaaagaggagttaggaagaaattctttgaaGGTGATGAGGCCCTcgcacaggttgcccagagaagctggggctcccccatctctggaagtgttcaaggccaggttggacggggcttggagcagcctgggatactggaaggtgtccctgcccatggcagggggatgtAGCTGGATGGTCTTtctggtcccttccagcccaaaccagtctcTGATCCCATGAAGAAAGATTTAAATCTGAGTGCTTGGGGTGGGTCCAGCGCTGATGAAAACTACACTCCTGGTTgtagaaaagcagcattttttgtgGAGACCAGTTCAGCTGATTGCATGTAGGTCTTAAATGAGGTTAAAATACAGCAACCAGAATTTTTTGGGAATCGGTAAATGTTTCTCTGGCAAAAACTGCACTGTGGGTTTCAGTGTTGTGATGCCAATAGGTTTCCgtgctctgcttttgttttctttcaggcCTCTGCAGTTCTTGCCAGAAAAAAAGCGAAAGAATTGCACAAAGACATAGTAACATTttggcaaaagaagaaaacaagtaaGTCTGTGTTTCCAGACTACTGGGTGTGCCAGCTGCTCTTTTTTATCCCTGTTGTGCTGAGAATGATACCTAAATTATCTCCGTAGTAGAAGATATCACGGTTGAATCCTTAAAGCAGTCACACAACAGCAATATGGTGATGTTCAACTTTGTGCTTCTGTCCAGAAGTAGGATGTTCTTTGGGGATGTAGGAAAACCCAGTCTGAAAtgccttgctgctgcctcagaTCATGGACTGGGATGTGAGCTTCCAGCTTTCGGGAAAAGGTTCTGAGAACCAACCTAAGGAAAGTGTCCTGAGAACCTCTGCAGTGTCTGCTGACGTTGCTGTTCTGCGTATCAACAGTTAGACACTGTTTGAACCAAAAAAGAGAACAACCTACAGAGTTTAGATTCCACATTCCTGGATTCCAGACTGTGCTTGGGATTAGGGCAAGAGGAGATTGTTCACTCCCCAGGGCAATACTTATAATGTCAAGTGCTTCCCTTTTTTTAGCTCCATGAGTGCAGTGTGTCTGCCTGTGAGATCCTAGCCTGGGGGTGCACTTCAGCTGCCAGCAGATGAATATTTCACCTCAGCTTTGACCAACCACAGCCTTGccttccagaaaacaaacagctgcAGAGTTGTCTCCCCGAGAATTAACATcttgaagcagcagctctaGGGCTGCCTCTTTGCCTGTGTCATTTTATCGTGGTGTTATGTCTGTGGCAGCACGTGTGGCAGCATTCTGAAATAACTACGCTGGGAGGGTTTAAGAAATCCAGTTGATGGAAAAGTTGTTGTTGGGAGAAGAAATTCTCCCTTCCTGCAAGTGTTAACTCATGCTGACCTGAGTCTTAAGATTGGGTatgtgaaataaatattttcaataggAGCACTGGGAATTTTGATTTATGCAGGTAAAGTGGATTCATATTCCATACGGAGTTATGACTTTTGGATTATATCCCATACCTGAGAGAACTTTGATTCAGTTGAGGATCAGACTTCATTTACTGATAATTACTGTTACTGCTAAGtgatattttcttgaaaaaaaacttACTCTTTATAGAGCAATGATCTTGATAGCAAGTGCTGGAAACTTGATACAGGTCCTAGTGCAAGCTGTTGTGGAAGTTTTACATGCATGTACAAGATTTGGAGTCTTAGTTTTCACCACCAGCCCCAAGAAAGAGGTCAAGAAAGAGCTGTTGCTTAAATTGCTTGGCAGGTACCTGGTTTCATGTTTACGTGTCATTTCAGGTCCAgcaaaaagagaattttcatCCAAGGAGAAGAAAGCAGGTGAAGATGATGGAAGGCAAAGCAGTGAAGAGCAAAGCTATCAGCATTCCCCTCTTAGAAAACCTTTAATAAGATCCTCTGCCAGCAGTGTCATGCCTGGGAGAAGGTATGTCCTCTCCTCTGGGAATCCACCTGGCAGGAAAAGCTTGGAGAAAAATGGTGATCATTGTGTGCCAAATAGTCATGCCCTCTTCAGGGAGGGTGCTTACCTTCTTTTCTGGTTTGTCTGAATTAGAAGCACACAGCTCTCACACCTTGTCAGAAGGATACTCTTAGTGGCTTATTAGGGTCTTCTACTTTGGATTTTGTTCGTGAAAGCATGTGTGAGGCATGAGGGAAGTGAACAAacactgcagagcccagctaGGACTGAGCAGTAATGACACTGTCTGTGGTCGTGATTCAATGAGCTTCTCAAGCAAGCAGTTTCCTTTGGAGGCAATTAGAGTTCTGTGGAATGAGAGTCTCCTTTTTGGAGTAGTTTGGATCATTGTCTCATTTCAAGTGAACAGTCTTCCTGGTTTGTGGCAGTCACAGAAGTGGCAAGGTTGATCTTTGTCATACCTCAATGGTGTGTCTAGTCTGACAAAAGTCATTTGATATGTATACATAATTATAAAATTAGTCATATGTTGAGAATGAGTCAATGTtccttgatttaaaaattatgtttgtaTCTGGGGtctgtaaaatttttttataatctCTGTTGCTATAGAAAGCATGTTGGTTTTATCTCTGCACCAGCAAGCCGGTTCCTAGCTTAAAAGTACAAACTGCTGTGCCATAGTGATGCAAAATGCTACAAGAGCCGTCCATTTCTGTCCCCTCTAAGACCCTTTCAGTAAtaccttttctggttttagttcTCCAGCAAAGAAGCCTGGCCTTCGAAAGGCGCTGCAGTTTGAAGCCGAGCTGTTTGATTCCAGTTCTGaagggcagagctcagagggctTGGGAGCTTCACTGTTGTCCCTCAGTAATCTGGTGGGATTGGTGGCTGAGACACCTGAAGAGAGATACAGGCTCTTGGACCAGAGGGACAAAATCATGCGACAAGGTAATTAACACAAGTTAATGAGTGTAAcatctgcttctctgctggaaagaagtaagtgtttgggttttgtggcAAAGCTGTTAAAACACTTAAACACTCTTAAAGGAGTGTTTAATGTGGAACAGTCTGTAAAATACTCTCCTAGTATAttactttttgtatttttttcttgtaagacACACAAATCTGTTTTACTTACTGCACATGCAATTTCTTGTGTAGAGGGAAGGGCAGAATGTTCATCTTCTGTGAAGAGGGCATGTAGGGAGATCTGCACCTTTACAGATTCTTTAAAGAAAGTTACCCAAAGCCTTATGAATGAATGAACTGCAtttcatagaaccacagaattgtttgagttggaagggaccttaaagcccatccactcccaccccctgccatgggcagggacaccttccagtatcccaggttgctccaagccccgtccaacctggccttggacacttgcaggagtggggcagccacagcttctctgagcaacctgtgccagtccCTCTAGTATCTGTCCAAATTCAAACTATTGTACAGGTGagaattatttcaaaaaatgtCCTTTTGTTTCACAGTGCTCGTTGTAATGCCTTCCAAGCTGTTCTTGCAGTTTCAAAACTGATCCTACTTCTAATTTAAGAACTTACTTTTAATATTGACAGACTTCTTGTCCACTTAATGCAGAATTTTGAAATTGCTGGGTATCTTTTAGAAGCTTCAGTCTTTTCAGCAAAACTCTCAAAATGTGCAATCCCTGGACAGGCCTCAGAGCGGGGAGAACCCCGTCCTCGTTCATTTCTGACTGTATCAAGGTTTGGGTACAGCCGTACATGCTCAGGGATGTTTTGGCACATCAGTGTAATAGCTTATCgtgaagcaaaaaaaccaaaacccaagagatgctttgtgtttgttcaactctttctttctttctttctttctttttttttgtagctcGAATAAAAAGGACTGATCTTGGCAAAGCAAAAACTGTTGTTGGCACTTGCCCAGACATGTGTCCTGAAAAGGAGCGTTACATGAGGGAGACAAGAAACCAGCTCAGCATCTTTGAATTGCTTCTAGGATCTGACAAGGTATGAGATTCCCAGGATATCAGTATGCCTGATGCTCATTGGAGCTGTCAGTATTGTTTAGCTGATTACAGGGTTAATTCTGGTGCAGAAATTCTGTAGGCTGTTTCATTATTACCTTTCAATTCCCCATTGGAAAACAAGAATTGCTTTTTCACTCTGTCATGTCTTTTATGTAGTTAATTAGAACTATAGTTCCAAAGCTATAATTACATTATTATATGTAATTATCTGTAACCATATATCGTCTTGAAGGTTATGAGTTGGAGACTAAGTCAACGCTTCAGTAGTCTGCTCCTTACTGAAGTTAAAGGCATAGGTGGGATGAAATCTACTGCTGCAAAGTCGTACATACTTCTCGGATTTTGATTCTTTTCCTCACCTCTTGCAGGTGGATCATGCAGCAGCAATCAAGGAATATAGCAGGTCTTCAGCAGATCAGGAGGAACCTTTGCCCCATGAACTGAGACCCTCTGAGGTGCTGAGCATGACCATGGACTATTTAGTGACAAACATTATGGATCAAGGAGAAGGAAACTACCGAGAATGGTATGACTTCGTCTGGAACAGAACGCGTGGAATAAGAAAGGTAAGCACTGTGGATGGAGATGTTTGGTGATAAAAAGCAAGAGATCCCATCGTGCTGtaaaaaagggaagcaaaaagCAATAGTTGTTGAAACGTTTTGAATTGCAGAGTAACTCAAAGCACAGTGAAATGGGTTTTCCAGAGGTACTGCCAGGTGACTGTGCTCTTCCACTAGTTTAAAAAGACATGTAATGAACTCTTTATCATTCTGTTAGGACATAACCCAGCAACACCTCTGCAACCCGCTGATGGTGTCTTTGATTGAGAAGTGCACTCGCTTTCACATCCACTGTGCTCACCACTTGTGTGAAGAGCCCATGTCCTCCTTTGATGCCAAAATCAACAATGAGAACATGACTAAATGCCTGCAGAGCTTGAAGGAGATGTATCAGGACTTGGCTAACAAGGGGATTTACTGCAAGAGTGAAGCAGAGTTCCGAGGTTATAATGTCTTGCTGAATCTCAACAAGGGTGATATTCTCAGGTGGGAACAAGACATcacttgttttctctctttgcctctgggaagaattgAGTTTAGAATTAAATCCAGACAAATTGTAATGCTCCTGATTTTAATTCTGTGctgttaaattttaatttctgtgctgttgaATTGTGATTGTTCAATATTGAAGCAAAAGGTTTGTCGCTGTCTTTTGTTCCACAGAGAAGTTCAGCAGTTTCATCCAGAGGTTAGAAACTCGCCTGAAGTTAGATTTGCAGTTCAAGCTTTTGCTGCATTAAACAGCAACAattttgtgaggtttttcaAGCTTGTGCAAGCAGCTTCCTATCTGAATGCCTGCCTCTTACACTGTTATTTCAACCAGGTGAGGAAAAGACAGatggatattttttaaagtgttaatGAGTAAGACagtctgggatttgggggaaaatcagCAGAAAACTTAGTAGATATTGAgccttaaaaataatattgttaCTGCTTCTTCAGAAGTGTTAAAAATTTATCAGGAGCTTTCTGCTGTGATATGAAAGGCAAATAcggaaatgctttttttttttcttgtaattgtGTACAAATACATGTTTCCCTGAAAAATAATTGGGAAGCAGAGAATACATGTTTCCCTGAAAAATAATTGGGAAGTCCTGAGAATCTTGCAAAGCAAATATGAGCCTGCCGTTTCAGAAGCCCTTGCAAGGTGttttttctgtgcaagaatCACAAAGGGATATGCTCGGAACAAATATCATGAAAGAGGAACAGAAACTAGAAAGCAAGCGCATAGAATTTAGAAAGAAAGTTAAATCGAAATAATTGTTTGTGTGTATACTTGATGACAAAGTACTGGTGGATTTAAACACGATTTGCATGTTTATTGTACACTTTATAGTACATTCTGGGCTCTTTCCTAGTAGTTACGTGGCCTTTTCCCCCAGATTCGTAAGGATGGTCTCAAATCCCTCAATATTGCCTACACTGTGAGCACCCAGAGAAGTACAGTGTTCCCCTTGGAGCACCTGGTCCGCATGCTGCTGTTCAAAGACTGCGAGGAGGCAACTGATTTTATAAGTTACTATGGGCTGAGTGTATCAGATGGGTAAGTGTGAGGAAAATGATGCCTGGGAGGGTTAGCCTGATGCCATGCAAAGGGGTAATGTGGGGGAGCTGCTCCTGAAGGTTGGATCCAGAGAAAGAATAGGCCAAG
Proteins encoded in this region:
- the YBEY gene encoding endoribonuclease YbeY, producing the protein MSVALRNAQSAVPVRRAALRRAVCALRAALGASRFDVGLVCAGNALMQRLNGAYRQCPEPTDVLSFPFHQVAAGELPRPRCRDEYNLGDIFLGVEYIHQQCRETGEDFDDVLTVTAAHGLCHLLGYRHDTKPEWQQMYQKEAQILEELNRLTGSRLRPLTAGLF